The Trypanosoma brucei gambiense DAL972 chromosome 10, complete sequence genome has a segment encoding these proteins:
- a CDS encoding chloride channel protein, putative, with product MKGQSSQCRVPLLGAGSSDDCDGDNNANEPVAAVRRCTNRFSTNMPLLEERHDLSLRQKLQATIPTRHPRFYSSEERRKMERYESVDTFEPATTVYKDHLAGRSQEPRWFIWVFVVVIGIAVSFTAIVVVALLHVFASVRYELLGYGLNNFSFYNPNRYPERSPDHAELDFTAMFEGVGVGLYGISPRSYMKGYLMWVSFSFVTSLISSVICICVPGSVGAGMPEVIAYLNGVDYPMLGSFGVLLAKIASVVFSVASGVCTGHCGTLMLTGAMVGAQTLQRRRWIQIEHVNIIECFRNPRDRRTIVVIGAAAGIASAFNVSIGGLMVVVELISTTIPVRFALYVFAASLVSSLFIQVYFSHFLYFAGRDRTGYSSGELISELVQVFASTIPFEQIVRMHILYFIPTVVIGFICGALSGVYVRLSWFALVVRRHLEQRFKVRAFRALLPVAFTVAYVSLHYWMVVAFGSAGWSPPSSALNPTDNTTAGGLTTLRWGNSSAVSPHFVDAQSGPCVAVPQTLSDSRDVSVISFYGANGFFCAAPNNTVIPVTATVHEQQVWIVLHSYASLAFANADSALQTLLSLRTETMLSLPVLMIFLLIYYTSSAIFLGISPCGDTVFPTLVVGATVGRIVGLVVFLIVSPGGRSSWADPGIFALIGAGSFVGGTTGLAFSICTILMESTGQFQHMLPLMVGIMIAKKTAEIFTHNINAVLLEARCVPMLNYMNVVEKYPMFDARHVMSSKVVVLETVTPIGRVVDVLENTRHNAFPIESVRDQTYKGVVMRRQLEIVLWHLYYSHHLSTCSYECGKRVEASLYRDNLHGVLPPLEKWLGAQLDLSPYIDYSGFCVLATATLPRTYQMFLTLGLRHLTVVDSGNRIVGIITRKDLMADRIIESIIRTDRRRRRIQGSRKHSTNTGSSDVADVEVAGGEESSEVASGRSAGGWEAALKYEFYRSGEWCVSDEEDRVSENNSIREEPGGTWKPDATF from the coding sequence ATGAAGGGGCAGTCTTCACAGTGTAGGGTCCCACTGCTCGGCGCAGGTTCGTCTGATGACTGCGACGGCGATAATAATGCCAACGAACCTGTGGCTGCAGTCAGGCGGTGTACGAATCGTTTCTCAACAAACATGCCGCTGCTTGAAGAACGACACGACCTTTCGCTGCGGCAGAAGCTGCAAGCAACGATCCCTACAAGACACCCGCGCTTCTACAGTTCGGAAGAAAGGCGCAAAATGGAGCGGTATGAGTCCGTTGACACGTTCGAGCCGGCAACAACAGTGTACAAGGACCATCTTGCAGGTCGCAGTCAGGAGCCGCGTTGGTTCATATGGGTGTTCGTTGTTGTAATTGGTATTGCTGTTAGTTTTACAGCCATAGTAGTTGTGGCGTTGTTACACGTGTTTGCAAGCGTGCGTTACGAGCTTCTAGGTTATGGGCTTAATAATTTCTCATTTTACAACCCAAACCGCTATCCCGAGCGCTCTCCGGACCATGCGGAGTTGGACTTCACCGCTATGTTCGAGGGTGTTGGCGTTGGTTTGTACGGCATTAGCCCGCGTTCCTACATGAAAGGGTACCTGATGTGGGTGTCTTTCAGCTTTGTCACATCGCTTATTTCAAGCGTTATTTGTATTTGCGTTCCTGGGAGCGTTGGGGCAGGTATGCCAGAGGTTATAGCGTATTTAAATGGTGTTGATTACCCCATGTTGGGAAGTTTTGGCGTTTTGCTTGCGAAGATCGCCTCCGTTGTTTTTAGTGTGGCAAGTGGCGTTTGTACCGGCCATTGTGGTACGTTAATGCTAACTGGAGCCATGGTGGGGGCGCAGACGCTTCAGAGACGGCGTTGGATACAGATCGAACACGTAAATATTATTGAGTGCTTCAGGAATCCCCGTGATCGTCGGACAATTGTAGTAATCGGTGCCGCGGCGGGCATTGCATCTGCGTTTAATGTTTCGATTGGGGGTCTCATGGTCGTGGTGGAGTTAATTTCCACTACCATACCAGTCCGCTTCGCTCTTTACGTATTTGCTGCGTCACTGGTTTCTTCGTTGTTTATTCAAGTTTATTTTTCGcactttttgtattttgctGGGCGCGACCGTACCGGGTATTCATCAGGAGAACTAATATCGGAACTGGTTCAGGTGTTCGCGTCAACTATTCCTTTTGAGCAGATTGTGAGAATGCATATATTATATTTCATTCCAactgttgttattggttTTATTTGTGGTGCGCTGTCCGGTGTCTATGTCCGGCTGAGTTGGTTCGCGCTTGTGGTACGGCGGCACTTGGAACAACGCTTCAAAGTGAGAGCCTTCCGCGCGTTGTTACCGGTTGCCTTCACCGTTGCTTATGTTAGTTTGCACTACTGGATGGTTGTTGCCTTTGGGAGTGCGGGCTGGTCACCCCCCTCGTCGGCGCTGAATCCAACCGATAACACGACAGCTGGAGGTTTAACAACGCTGCGGTGGGGAAACTCATCAGCGGTGTCTCCCCACTTTGTTGATGCTCAGAGCGGGCCTTGCGTTGCCGTGCCCCAAACGTTGTCTGATTCGCGTGACGTGTCGGTCATATCGTTCTACGGTGCTAACGGCTTCTTCTGTGCGGCACCAAACAATACAGTGATCCCCGTTACTGCAACCGTGCATGAACAACAGGTCTGGATTGTACTGCATTCCTATGCTTCTCTTGCTTTCGCCAACGCAGACTCAGCGCTGCAGACGCTTCTCAGTCTGCGGACAGAGACAATGCTCTCTCTCCCTGTTCTAATGATATTTCTGCTGATTTACTACACGTCTTCCGCAATTTTCCTTGGAATATCGCCGTGTGGGGACACTGTGTTTCCCACACTCGTTGTTGGTGCCACCGTTGGCCGTATTGTTGGTCTTGTGGTGTTCCTCATTGTTAGCCCCGGTGGTCGGTCCTCGTGGGCCGATCCGGGCATTTTTGCTCTTATCGGTGCGGGTAGTTTTGTGGGTGGCACAACGGGACTTGCGTTTTCCATCTGTACCATCCTGATGGAAAGCACAGGACAGTTTCAACACATGTTGCCACTCATGGTGGGTATCATGATTGCTAAGAAAACAGCGGAGATCTTCACGCATAATATCAATGCTGTTCTCTTAGAGGCGCGTTGTGTGCCTATGTTGAATTATATGAATGTGGTGGAGAAGTATCCCATGTTCGACGCTCGCCACGTTATGTCCTCTAAAGTGGTTGTGTTGGAGACGGTAACTCCCATTGGTCGCGTGGTGGACGTGCTGGAAAACACCCGCCACAACGCTTTTCCTATTGAAAGCGTTAGGGATCAGACGTACAAGGGGGTTGTGATGCGAAGGCAGTTAGAGATCGTTTTGTGGCACTTATATTACTCGCATCACCTTTCGACTTGTTCGTATGAGTGCGGGAAGCGTGTTGAGGCATCCCTGTATCGGGATAACCTGCATGGtgtgcttcctcctctggaAAAGTGGTTAGGTGCGCAGTTGGATCTCTCTCCATATATTGACTATTCGGGGTTTTGCGTGCTCGCCACCGCTACACTCCCGCGTACGTATCAAATGTTCCTAACCCTTGGGCTTCGTCACCTGACCGTCGTGGACAGCGGAAACCGGATCGTTGGAATCATCACACGGAAAGATCTTATGGCCGATCGGATCATTGAGTCAATAATCCGAACTGACAGAAGGCGACGGAGAATCCAGGGGTCGAGAAAACATTCCACAAACACCGGGTCAAGTGATGTTGCAGATGTTGAGGTTGCCGGTGGGGAGGAGTCGAGTGAAGTTGCGTCCGGAAGGTCAGCGGGCGGGTGGGAAGCTGCGTTGAAATATGAATTTTACCGCTCTGGTGAGTGGTGTGTGAGTGATGAGGAAGATAGGGTGTCGGAGAACAATTCCATTAGAGAAGAACCCGGTGGGACTTGGAAACCCGATGCTACTTTCTAA
- a CDS encoding guanylate kinase, putative: MSSGSTKLEAIVVCGPSGAGKTTLLERLMGAYPNRFGFSVSHTTRAPREGEVHGREYFFSTRESMLTMEKEGKFIELCDVHGNLYGTSIDAVREVQSTGKVCVIDMDVKGAQKLRASGYLKNVLYLFVTVPSIDVLRARIQKRGALSEEVLQRRIATAEVELHFLRENPTFFSHVITNEELEVSYKKLCEIVGSEFLKYGMEGLNK, from the coding sequence ATGAGCTCTGGAAGCACGAAGCTTGAAGCAATTGTTGTATGTGGACCATCCGGTGCGGGAAAGACTACGCTCCTTGAGCGTTTGATGGGCGCTTATCCGAATCGCTTTGGATTTTCCGTATCACACACGACGCGTGCTCCCCGTGAGGGTGAGGTGCACGGCCGTGAGTACTTCTTCTCGACTCGTGAGAGCATGCTCACAAtggagaaagagggaaagttcATTGAACTATGTGATGTTCATGGAAACTTGTATGGCACCAGCATTGATGCGGTTAGGGAGGTTCAAAGTACCGGCAAGGTGTGTGTCATTGACATGGACGTGAAGGGCGCGCAGAAGCTGCGAGCGAGCGGTTACTTGAAGAATgtactttatttgtttgtcacGGTGCCATCAATCGATGTTCTGCGCGCGCGAATTCAAAAGCGGGGTGCATTGAGTGAGGAAGTGCTTCAGCGGCGCATTGCAACCGCTGAGGTGGAGTTGCACTTTTTGAGGGAAAATCCtacctttttttcccacGTCATCACAAATGAAGAGTTGGAGGTATCGTACAAAAAACTGTGCGAAATCGTTGGGAGCGAGTTTCTGAAATATGGTATGGAGGGGTTAAATAAGTGA
- a CDS encoding T. brucei spp.-specific protein codes for MLDISSPLFFFTFPCRSRMTQNLLHVLGTKPLLPYWVTLCPPIIQCTREHIIYIYIYIYICYFLFGCLVTSSGGMYGAFWLIYLLNLCDMSTRRVSISPHFTPISVSFCFRVALVDGEGVQAISSFLWLHSPLPTPVTVEVRTRGLMFSC; via the coding sequence ATGCTTGACATTTCCtcgcctttgtttttctttacctttccGTGCAGGTCTCGTATGACTCAAAATCTGCTTCATGTGCTTGGTACAAAACCACTACTGCCGTATTGGGTTACTCTTTGTCCACCAATCATTCAATGTACACGTGaacatataatatatatatatatatatatatatatatgctacTTCTTGTTTGGTTGCCTTGTGACTTCAAGTGGCGGGATGTATGGGGCCTTTTggcttatttatttattgaatTTGTGTGACATGTCGACGCGGCGGGTTTCCATTTCACCTCACTTCACTCCTATTTCTGTTAGCTTTTGCTTTCGCGTTGCTCTTGTGGATGGTGAGGGGGTTCAGgcaatttcttcctttctgtgGCTTCATTCCCCTCTACCCACCCCCGTTACTGTGGAGGTCAGGACCCGTGGGTTAATGTTTTCATGTTGA
- a CDS encoding RNA-binding protein, putative — MSSTKEPLHMFSLGVTERSWDDDDGNAQHQQRQQPMPLKVGSEQGGGVYNSNVAQLQAHGRSDFGATGEILGSSSYPSNTPPPGTGSNAMGWVRYTAMDFELLLHEGKQPTDDMRRSQVYAKWYQTKRLTDDRVLPPLTNPRYDAKGDAEAPWDPVVPMRIQGQQSVAGGGGSELVGKGGIRMELDTKNLQQAHEQQTFNPYAMCFQQQDDNIMSPGTQFFGAYAPTPLATMATPNTLRAYAHSRMGTQVRNNNNVNRGEITQIMAPVAGQTLYNSDWNATGDFTAAQGMVPNVCQQYYTQEQMNTFDYYADPTVVNYYNTATTNVTDHTQMQPAIMAIAPTGDMGALRGPAGSAGPMAGPSGGATRGGRRSGGRGRGGNSGKWGSGAARGRGTAPRESTQPCSELLEHFRTDAASGGVSQWRIAHILNHAVEFAQDQEGSRFIQRAVESATHDEVDALFREIFESPLELVVDVFGNYVLQKLLEVGNARQLAYAATRLQNNVVNLTLQTYGCRVIQKCIEVMPPEGLDIILSELRGNVAKCIQDQNGNHVVQKCVEVIPQRCGFIVSAFSGRVMELATHAYGCRVIQCIMDHCPDQEEAIFSELLDCVGTLATDQYGNYVIQHVLQHMKDDEKVGRIFDALKGNFYESSKQKFASNVMEKLFVRADPQQRMELVNMMCSPIGDDSGEPVEVLSFKRSSAPKKENVEKQRNEYAKKGRRDRERDREKENSLGLVVEVQLAGREPPSMLCLMMQNPFANYVAQRVLDAAHVDQYVCLIDNIQKFLLPISTYTYGAPIVQRLVRRELVKAPDDVSLNLAVSAVSAGGRGSYGHHRREAREHFDAE; from the coding sequence ATGAGTTCAACCAAAGAGCCTCTACACATGTTCTCCTTAGGCGTAACGGAGCGCTCATGggacgatgatgatggaaATGCGCAGCATCAGCAGCGTCAACAACCGATGCCGCTTAAGGTAGGATCTGAGCAGGGTGGTGGCGTTTACAACAGTAACGTTGCACAGCTTCAGGCCCATGGGCGGTCCGACTTTGGCGCCACGGGTGAAATTCTGGGGTCGTCATCCTACCCGTCCAATACACCACCACCAGGGACGGGTTCCAATGCAATGGGGTGGGTGCGTTACACTGCGATGGACTTTGAGCTTCTACTCCACGAGGGAAAACAACCTACGGATGATATGCGCCGTTCGCAGGTCTACGCTAAGTGGTACCAGACGAAAAGGTTAACTGATGATCGCGTTCTCCCGCCCCTGACAAATCCTCGCTATGACGCGAAGGGCGATGCGGAGGCCCCGTGGGATCCTGTGGTCCCCATGCGTATTCAAGGCCAGCAAAGCGTCGCCGGAGGCGGCGGCTCAGAGTTGGTAGGAAAAGGGGGTATTCGTATGGAGCTAGATACCAAAAACCTTCAGCAGGCACATGAGCAGCAAACGTTCAACCCGTACGCGATGTGCTTTCAACAGCAAGACGACAATATAATGAGTCCAGGAACGCAGTTCTTTGGCGCCTATGCACCGACGCCGCTAGCAAcgatggcaacaccaaatacgTTGCGTGCCTACGCTCACTCTCGTATGGGCACACAGGttcgcaacaacaacaacgttaACCGTGGGGAAATTACACAAATCATGGCACCTGTGGCGGGGCAAACGCTTTACAACTCGGACTGGAATGCGACTGGCGACTTCACAGCAGCTCAAGGCATGGTGCCGAATGTCTGTCAGCAATATTACACTCAAGAACAAATGAACACCTTTGATTATTATGCCGACCCGACAGTAGTTAATTACTACAATacggcaaccaccaatgTGACTGATCACACGCAGATGCAACCAGCCATAATGGCCATCGCCCCTACGGGAGATATGGGTGCATTACGTGGCCCTGCTGGTAGCGCTGGCCCAATGGCTGGTCCGAGTGGAGGCGCTACTCGAGGTGGTAGACGTAGCGGTGGTAGGGGACGTGGAGGTAACAGCGGCAAATGGGGTTCAGGCGCGGCGAGAGGTCGTGGCACAGCCCCTCGTGAGTCGACGCAGCCGTGCTCCGAGTTGTTGGAACATTTCCGCACTGACGCGGCGAGTGGTGGAGTAAGCCAGTGGCGCATTGCTCATATTCTTAACCACGCCGTGGAGTTTGCGCAAGATCAAGAGGGTAGTCGCTTTATTCAGCGTGCAGTGGAGAGCGCCACTCATGATGAGGTGGACGCTCTCTTCCGCGAGATTTTCGAGTCTCCCCTCGAACTGGTAGTTGACGTCTTCGGTAATTATGTACTGCAGAAGCTTCTTGAGGTGGGAAATGCGCGCCAACTTGCCTACGCTGCCACGCGCTTACAGAACAATGTTGTCAATCTCACCCTTCAAACATATGGGTGCCGTGTGATCCAAAAGTGCATTGAAGTGATGCCCCCCGAAGGCCTCGATATTATTCTCTCTGAACTTAGGGGCAATGTAGCGAAATGCATTCAGGACCAGAACGGAAACCACGTGGTGCAGAAATGCGTGGAGGTTATTCCGCAACGTTGCGGCTTTATTGTCTCGGCGTTCTCTGGACGGGTGATGGAGCTGGCCACCCATGCGTACGGTTGCCGCGTTATTCAGTGCATTATGGATCATTGCCCCGACCAGGAGGAAGCCATTTTTTCGGAGTTGCTTGATTGCGTAGGTACTTTGGCCACAGACCAATACGGTAACTATGTCATTCAACATGTGCTGCAGCACATGAAAGATGATGAAAAGGTGGGACGCATCTTCGACGCCTTGAAGGGGAACTTCTACGAATCCAGCAAGCAGAAATTTGCATCTAATGTAATGGAGAAACTATTTGTGCGTGCTGACCCTCAGCAGCGTATGGAACTTGTCAACATGATGTGCTCACCTATAGGAGATGACAGTGGTGAACCTGTTGAGGTGTTGTCCTTTAAGCGTTCGTCCGCtcccaaaaaggaaaacgttGAGAAGCAGCGCAACGAGTACGCCAAAAAGGGCCGTCGCGACAGAGAACGCGATCGCGAGAAGGAGAACTCTCTTGGACTTGTGGTTGAAGTGCAGTTGGCGGGAAGAGAGCCTCCCAGCATGCTTTGCCTTATGATGCAGAATCCTTTCGCTAATTACGTTGCCCAACGCGTACTTGACGCCGCTCACGTTGATCAGTACGTTTGCCTCATCGATAATATTCAAAAGTTCCTGTTGCCCATCAGCACCTACACATATGGTGCCCCAATCGTGCAGCGTTTGGTCCGACGCGAGTTAGTAAAGGCTCCCGACGACGTTTCGCTAAATCTCGCAGTGAGTGCTGTTTCTGCAGGGGGAAGGGGCAGTTATGGGCACCACCGCAGGGAAGCGCGCGAGCACTTCGATGCCgagtga
- a CDS encoding dynein arm light chain, axonemal, putative, with protein sequence MGLLKVETHVINDDVQVDDVLQEQRLSESVPLSRRLEVRKHTSGQGAVECKEKAATSQMSSPYTQLVVAGETTPSTDIRRSLMAQRGSKLPSCTKECASNTSANKTPLSALKLSQNASSPAAKLAFLKRHNKAPSVSHPGGAILPALMTRVTDVETLLYTLLPPQRIVCEETGETIVKSVSLEQPSRVEVAKLHERTLQQLQQRRAREWGICPLRREIYTELFDELIREITLEEPARGVLLLRIRDEMNQTLAAHRALAERTLLFASKQRMEPLEDISALRQRIKELEEEREELLVKRRMATVREEQIQSALLDENTARVKLWQDETCYYRRANRQVSQRIKTETERANAHGVQVDRFVLEGGPPSSDLGVEL encoded by the coding sequence ATGGGGTTGCTTAAGGTGGAGACTCACGTTATTAACGACGATGTGCAGGTAGATGATGTTTTACAGGAGCAAAGGCTCAGTGAATCCGTTCCTCTCTCACGCCGACTGGAAGTAAGGAAACATACAAGTGGGCAAGGTGCCGTAGAATGTAAGGAGAAGGCAGCTACGTCGCAAATGTCTTCCCCTTACACTCAATTAGTGGTAGCGGGTGAAACAACACCTTCCACCGACATACGGAGGTCACTAATGGCGCAAAGGGGTAGCAAACTTCCCTCCTGCACCAAAGAATGTGCTTCCAATACGAGTGCCAATAAGACTCCACTAAGTGCGTTGAAATTATCCCAAAACGCCTCGTCACCTGCTGCCAAACTTGCCTTCTTGAAAAGGCATAACAAGGCGCCTTCTGTATCCCACCCGGGAGGTGCTATCCTTCCCGCACTGATGACGAGAGTTACCGATGTGGAGACGTTACTTTACACTCTCCTCCCCCCTCAGCGCATAGTGTGCGAGGAAACAGGGGAAACGATTGTGAAGTCGGTCTCATTAGAACAACCGTCTCGCGTTGAAGTAGCTAAATTGCACGAACGGACACTGCAGCAGCTACAGCAGCGTCGGGCACGAGAATGGGGAATATGCCCGCTTAGACGTGAAATCTATACCGAGTTGTTCGATGAACTTATTAGAGAAATTACGCTTGAGGAACCCGCACGTGGTGTCTTGTTGCTTCGTATTCGTGATGAGATGAATCAAACCCTAGCTGCTCACCGCGCCCTTGCCGAGCGAACCTTACTTTTCGCCTCAAAGCAGCGGATGGAACCACTCGAAGATATCAGTGCCCTTCGTCAGCGGATAAAGGaactggaagaggagcgggAAGAATTACTGGTGAAGCGAAGGATGGCAACTGTGCGGGAGGAACAGATACAGAGCGCGCTTCTTGATGAAAACACAGCTAGGGTGAAGTTGTGGCAAGATGAAACTTGTTACTACCGCCGCGCCAACAGACAGGTATCACAGCGCATCAAGACAGAGACGGAGCGCGCAAATGCCCATGGTGTTCAGGTGGATCGCTTTGTTCTAGAGGGAGGTCCCCCATCGTCTGACCTCGGCGTAGAGCTCTAG